A single genomic interval of Prunus dulcis chromosome 5, ALMONDv2, whole genome shotgun sequence harbors:
- the LOC117629302 gene encoding uncharacterized protein LOC117629302 isoform X1, with the protein MALVTHQMQGSYVTYPSRPLSWSKGLKLKQYVTTHHMVGRTDNCIMLKRNICLSVGASLMRGSKVKPFRVSAFKGSAQNDKSGGRTSGSKLPKNSVKLKENEDTLTGSPQENDMPLSYASEANESIATSPVIHKLFKKWLRMLRTQSSCEVVDGILEEEPPPKEISETEHDTQNKERDGILRMVWSNFLGLNATIKIPLLIFIPGYLAVNIIYGAEVSKELTPLWVLGPLIVALYIKMLQWLCALYVFSFKQTVQVIKNLPTYYMVAYRYIAQGKLKEDIRAHFWQPLLNIKNLDYKKLSRRKLKGLQELIVEKYLDFIESIWPYYCRTIRFLKRANLI; encoded by the exons ATGGCATTGGTGACCCATCAAATGCAG GGTTCTTATGTGACATATCCCTCTAGGCCATTGTCATGGAGCAAGGGGCTGAAGTTGAAGCAATATGTAACAACACATCACATGGTTGGGAGGACAGACAATTGCATTATGTTAAAGCGCAATATTTGTTTAAG TGTAGGGGCTTCTCTCATGCGGGGATCAAAAGTCAAACCTTTCAGAGTTTCAGCCTTCAAGGGAAGTGCCCAGAATGATAAATCTGGAGGTAGAACAAGTGGATCAAAGCTTCCCAAGAATTCTGTCAAACTAAAAGAGAATGAGGATACCCTAACGGGATCTCCTCAGGAAAATGATATGCCTCTTTCCTATGCCTCTGAAGCAAATGAGAGCATTGCTACTTCCCCTGTCAttcataaattatttaagaaatGGCTTAGAATGCTCCGAACACAATCATCATGTGAAGTAGTAGATGGGATTTTGGAGGAGGAACCGCCTCCAAAGGAGATATCAGAAACTGAGCACGATACTCAAAACAAGGAAAGAGATGGGATTCTAAGGATGGTTTGGTCCAATTTTCTGGGTCTAAATGCTACAATAAAGATACCCTTACTTATATT CATCCCTGGGTACCTGGCAGTTAATATTATTTATGGGGCTGAAGTTTCAAAGGAGTTGACTCCTTTGTGGGTTTTGGGACCCCTCATTGTAGCTCTCTACATCAAGATGCTTCAGTGGTTGTGTGCACTCTATGTTTTCAGCTTCAAGCAGACTGTTCAAGTAATCAAGAACTTACCCACATACTACATGGTGGCCTATAGATACATTGCACAAGGGAAGCTTAAAGAGGACATACGGGCTCATTTCTGGCAACCTCTACTGAACATTAAGAATTTAGACTACAAGAAACTATCCAGAAGAAAGCTGAAAGGATTGCAAGAGTTAATAGTGGAGAAGTACCTTGATTTTATAGAATCAATATGGCCATATTATTGCAGAACAATCAGATTCTTAAAGAGGGCTAATCTCATCTAG
- the LOC117629302 gene encoding uncharacterized protein LOC117629302 isoform X2 gives MRGSKVKPFRVSAFKGSAQNDKSGGRTSGSKLPKNSVKLKENEDTLTGSPQENDMPLSYASEANESIATSPVIHKLFKKWLRMLRTQSSCEVVDGILEEEPPPKEISETEHDTQNKERDGILRMVWSNFLGLNATIKIPLLIFIPGYLAVNIIYGAEVSKELTPLWVLGPLIVALYIKMLQWLCALYVFSFKQTVQVIKNLPTYYMVAYRYIAQGKLKEDIRAHFWQPLLNIKNLDYKKLSRRKLKGLQELIVEKYLDFIESIWPYYCRTIRFLKRANLI, from the exons ATGCGGGGATCAAAAGTCAAACCTTTCAGAGTTTCAGCCTTCAAGGGAAGTGCCCAGAATGATAAATCTGGAGGTAGAACAAGTGGATCAAAGCTTCCCAAGAATTCTGTCAAACTAAAAGAGAATGAGGATACCCTAACGGGATCTCCTCAGGAAAATGATATGCCTCTTTCCTATGCCTCTGAAGCAAATGAGAGCATTGCTACTTCCCCTGTCAttcataaattatttaagaaatGGCTTAGAATGCTCCGAACACAATCATCATGTGAAGTAGTAGATGGGATTTTGGAGGAGGAACCGCCTCCAAAGGAGATATCAGAAACTGAGCACGATACTCAAAACAAGGAAAGAGATGGGATTCTAAGGATGGTTTGGTCCAATTTTCTGGGTCTAAATGCTACAATAAAGATACCCTTACTTATATT CATCCCTGGGTACCTGGCAGTTAATATTATTTATGGGGCTGAAGTTTCAAAGGAGTTGACTCCTTTGTGGGTTTTGGGACCCCTCATTGTAGCTCTCTACATCAAGATGCTTCAGTGGTTGTGTGCACTCTATGTTTTCAGCTTCAAGCAGACTGTTCAAGTAATCAAGAACTTACCCACATACTACATGGTGGCCTATAGATACATTGCACAAGGGAAGCTTAAAGAGGACATACGGGCTCATTTCTGGCAACCTCTACTGAACATTAAGAATTTAGACTACAAGAAACTATCCAGAAGAAAGCTGAAAGGATTGCAAGAGTTAATAGTGGAGAAGTACCTTGATTTTATAGAATCAATATGGCCATATTATTGCAGAACAATCAGATTCTTAAAGAGGGCTAATCTCATCTAG